In a single window of the Melissococcus plutonius ATCC 35311 genome:
- a CDS encoding replication-associated recombination protein A, translating into MQQPLAYRMRPKQLSDVVGQKQLVDKDKIIYRMVKTKMLTSMILYGPPGTGKTSIASAIAGSTNYAFRMLNAATDTKKDLQIVVDEAKMSGTVILLLDEVHRLDKTKQDFLLPHLESGKIILIGATTENPYISINPAIRSRLQIFELKPLTEQDIKQAIINALKNTEQGLGEYPVVLEDEAFVHLSRSTNGDLRSALNGLELAVKSTEKNEEQKIVITLPIIEECIQKKALSHDKDGDAHYDVISAFQKSIRGSDVDAALHYLGRLIEAGDLPIICRRLMVTAYEDIGLGNPSAAARAVTAVQAAEKLGLPEARIPLANSVIDLCLSPKSNSSITAIDNALTDIRKGKSGEVPIHLKDAHYSGAKKLGRGTNYKYPHHYKNAWINQQYLPDALKNVHYYRPINTGRYEQALQQQYNQIKQWQSEEL; encoded by the coding sequence TGATTTTATATGGTCCTCCAGGAACCGGAAAAACGAGCATTGCTAGTGCTATTGCCGGTTCAACAAATTATGCATTTCGAATGCTTAATGCAGCTACAGATACAAAAAAAGATTTGCAGATCGTTGTTGATGAAGCAAAAATGAGTGGAACTGTCATCTTATTACTAGATGAAGTTCATCGTCTAGACAAAACTAAACAAGATTTTCTTTTACCACATTTGGAAAGTGGTAAAATCATTTTAATTGGTGCAACAACTGAAAATCCCTATATTTCTATTAATCCAGCTATTCGAAGTCGCCTACAAATCTTTGAATTAAAGCCATTAACCGAACAAGATATTAAGCAAGCTATAATCAATGCTTTAAAAAATACAGAACAAGGACTTGGTGAATATCCAGTCGTCCTAGAAGATGAAGCATTCGTTCATCTTTCAAGAAGTACGAACGGTGATTTAAGAAGTGCATTGAATGGATTAGAATTAGCCGTTAAATCCACTGAAAAAAATGAAGAACAAAAAATAGTAATTACTCTACCTATTATTGAAGAATGCATACAAAAAAAGGCACTCTCTCATGATAAAGATGGCGATGCTCATTATGATGTGATTTCTGCGTTTCAAAAATCTATTCGTGGCAGTGATGTAGATGCAGCGCTTCACTATTTAGGTAGGTTGATTGAAGCAGGAGATCTTCCAATTATTTGTCGTCGATTAATGGTAACCGCTTATGAAGATATTGGACTTGGTAATCCATCAGCTGCAGCGAGAGCTGTAACTGCTGTACAAGCCGCTGAAAAATTAGGCTTACCAGAAGCAAGAATTCCCTTGGCAAACTCGGTAATTGATCTTTGTCTTTCACCAAAATCTAATTCAAGTATAACAGCTATCGATAACGCATTAACGGATATTCGAAAAGGAAAGTCTGGAGAGGTTCCCATTCATTTAAAAGATGCCCACTATTCTGGGGCAAAAAAACTAGGCAGAGGTACAAATTATAAATACCCACATCATTATAAGAACGCTTGGATTAATCAACAATATTTGCCTGATGCCTTAAAAAATGTCCATTATTATAGACCAATTAATACTGGTAGATATGAACAAGCATTACAACAACAATATAATCAGATTAAACAGTGGCAATCTGAAGAACTTTAA
- a CDS encoding universal stress protein: MLQEYKKIMVAIDGSNEARLAFLKAVNVAKRNKAQLLLVHIIDIRTYVNVSSFDAPFSGVDTLMDEQEKNTAEQILGDYENEAKQQGCTNIFKIIEYGSPKLMIARELPQKYEVDLIMLGATGLNAIERLFIGSVSEAVTRNAPCDVLIVHTDLENKASSKDKPTN; the protein is encoded by the coding sequence ATGTTACAAGAGTATAAAAAAATTATGGTAGCAATTGATGGATCTAATGAAGCGAGATTAGCTTTTTTAAAAGCAGTTAATGTTGCTAAACGTAACAAAGCACAATTATTACTAGTTCACATTATCGACATACGCACCTATGTAAATGTTTCTTCTTTTGATGCCCCTTTTAGTGGTGTTGATACGCTTATGGATGAACAAGAGAAAAATACGGCGGAACAAATCTTAGGTGATTATGAAAATGAAGCAAAGCAACAAGGCTGTACAAATATCTTTAAAATTATCGAATATGGTTCACCAAAACTCATGATTGCTCGTGAATTACCTCAAAAATATGAAGTTGATTTGATTATGCTAGGTGCAACAGGATTAAATGCAATTGAACGCTTGTTTATTGGCTCAGTGTCAGAAGCAGTTACCCGAAATGCTCCCTGCGATGTTCTTATAGTACATACCGATTTAGAAAATAAGGCATCTTCAAAGGATAAACCAACCAACTAA
- a CDS encoding acetate kinase produces the protein MSKTIAINAGSSSLKWQLYSMPSEEVLAKGIVERIGLKDSIFTIKYGNNEKYEEVVDINDHNIAVKMLLDKLIKLNILASYDEITGVGHRVVAGGEYFKHSVIIDDDVLEKIEELAELAPLHNPANIMGIKAFKQLLPDIISVAVFDTSFHTTMPKHNYLYSIPKEYYEKYSARKYGAHGTSHRYVSQRAAEMLNRPIEELKIITCHLGNGASITAVDGGKSVDTSMGFTPLAGVTMGTRSGDIDASLLPYLMEKLNLTDIKDMIDILNKKSGLLGLTGISSDMRDLEANMDKEEVQVAYEIFADRVRKYIGSYITVMNGVDAIVFTAGIGENGMHIRSKIINSMTWFGCELDEEKNNVRGEERVISTAGSKIKVLLIPTDEELMIARDVEELKNKK, from the coding sequence ATGTCTAAAACAATTGCAATTAATGCAGGAAGTTCAAGTTTAAAATGGCAATTATATTCAATGCCAAGTGAGGAAGTTCTTGCTAAAGGGATCGTTGAAAGAATCGGATTGAAAGATTCAATTTTTACAATTAAATATGGTAATAATGAAAAATATGAAGAAGTTGTTGATATTAATGATCACAATATTGCAGTTAAAATGTTATTAGATAAATTGATTAAACTAAACATTTTGGCTTCCTATGATGAAATTACAGGTGTTGGTCATCGTGTCGTTGCAGGTGGAGAGTATTTTAAACACTCTGTTATTATTGATGACGATGTCCTAGAAAAAATCGAAGAACTAGCTGAACTAGCTCCTCTGCATAACCCAGCAAATATTATGGGAATCAAAGCATTTAAACAACTTTTACCAGATATTATCAGTGTAGCAGTTTTCGATACTTCTTTCCATACAACTATGCCAAAACATAACTATTTATATAGTATTCCAAAAGAATATTATGAAAAGTATTCTGCTCGTAAGTATGGTGCTCATGGAACAAGTCATCGCTATGTTTCTCAGCGTGCTGCAGAAATGTTGAATCGTCCAATTGAAGAATTAAAAATTATTACTTGTCATTTAGGTAATGGTGCTTCTATTACGGCTGTTGATGGTGGAAAATCAGTGGATACATCTATGGGATTCACACCATTAGCAGGTGTAACAATGGGAACTCGTTCTGGTGATATTGATGCATCTTTATTGCCTTATTTAATGGAAAAACTTAATCTAACAGATATTAAAGATATGATAGATATTTTGAATAAAAAATCTGGTTTATTGGGATTAACTGGTATTTCTAGTGATATGCGTGATTTAGAAGCAAATATGGATAAGGAAGAAGTACAAGTTGCTTATGAAATTTTTGCTGATCGTGTGCGTAAGTATATTGGTAGCTATATCACTGTTATGAACGGTGTTGATGCTATTGTCTTTACTGCTGGAATCGGTGAAAACGGCATGCATATTCGCAGCAAAATAATCAACAGTATGACTTGGTTCGGCTGTGAATTAGATGAAGAGAAAAATAATGTACGTGGTGAAGAAAGAGTTATTTCAACTGCGGGTTCAAAAATAAAAGTTCTATTAATACCAACAGATGAAGAATTAATGATTGCTCGTGATGTTGAGGAATTAAAGAATAAAAAATAA
- a CDS encoding class I SAM-dependent methyltransferase, with amino-acid sequence MSTNKIEEAFQLTEKAINLLKNALNVSYLDAYIENGENLLDNYQAENLTAELTEETRQSLNKIYQQFKALELTAEELRKLSQLILLRGMKSEPLQPNHQLTPDSIGILFVYLLEQLADKTKPLKILDITSGMGNLLLTVILNLLSVGYTVEGFGVDNDETLLEVSAVTNGITSAPIQLFHQDGLQELLIDPVDIAMSDLPIGYYPDDEKAKQFTTASKTEHSYAHHLLIEQAMHYVKPAGYGLFLVPANIFDTKQSHLLKNWLQENVYLQGMIQLPEELFHSKQSQKSILFLQKHGNSAQQAEEILLVRLSSLKEISNITEFFKQFEAWKTSNFK; translated from the coding sequence TTGTCCACTAATAAAATAGAAGAAGCTTTTCAGTTAACAGAGAAAGCAATTAACTTATTGAAAAATGCTTTGAATGTTTCTTATTTAGATGCTTATATAGAAAATGGCGAAAATTTATTAGACAATTACCAAGCAGAAAATCTTACTGCTGAATTAACAGAAGAAACTAGGCAATCGTTAAATAAAATTTATCAGCAATTTAAAGCATTAGAATTAACTGCTGAAGAACTGCGTAAATTATCCCAACTAATTCTATTAAGAGGAATGAAAAGTGAACCATTACAGCCAAATCATCAACTAACACCAGATAGTATTGGTATTTTGTTCGTTTATCTATTAGAACAATTAGCTGATAAAACAAAACCACTAAAAATCTTAGATATCACCTCAGGAATGGGAAATTTATTGTTGACTGTTATACTTAATTTATTGTCTGTTGGATATACAGTTGAAGGCTTTGGTGTTGATAATGATGAAACATTACTAGAGGTTTCAGCTGTTACAAATGGAATAACTTCTGCACCTATTCAACTTTTCCATCAAGATGGACTACAAGAGCTTTTAATTGATCCTGTTGATATTGCAATGAGTGATTTGCCAATAGGATATTATCCTGATGATGAAAAAGCTAAACAATTTACAACTGCGTCGAAAACAGAACATAGTTATGCACATCATTTATTAATTGAACAGGCAATGCACTATGTAAAACCTGCTGGCTATGGCTTATTTTTGGTTCCTGCTAATATTTTTGATACTAAGCAAAGTCATTTATTAAAAAATTGGTTGCAAGAGAATGTTTACTTACAAGGAATGATTCAATTACCTGAAGAATTATTTCATAGTAAACAATCACAAAAAAGTATTCTATTCTTACAAAAACATGGAAATTCAGCACAACAAGCTGAAGAAATATTATTGGTTAGATTATCATCATTAAAAGAAATCAGTAATATTACAGAATTCTTTAAACAATTTGAAGCCTGGAAAACTTCAAATTTTAAATAA
- the comGG gene encoding competence type IV pilus minor pilin ComGG has translation MKTKWHRGSTLMTVLLFFTLFSFLLMVTIENSKLSSQFSKYSRDYYLAHTMIHFLMIDLQQYKYKPKAKEEMNYSEGVLFYHYSNNQLEVEVKLFHLPKLYKKTIYYNQNNK, from the coding sequence ATAAAGACAAAATGGCATAGAGGAAGTACTTTAATGACAGTATTACTTTTTTTTACATTATTTTCATTTTTATTAATGGTAACAATTGAAAATTCCAAATTATCTAGCCAATTTTCAAAATATTCAAGGGATTACTACCTTGCTCATACAATGATTCATTTTCTAATGATTGATTTGCAACAATATAAGTATAAACCAAAAGCAAAAGAAGAGATGAATTATTCTGAAGGGGTGCTTTTCTATCATTATTCTAATAATCAATTAGAGGTAGAAGTAAAACTTTTTCACTTACCTAAATTATATAAAAAAACAATCTATTATAATCAAAATAACAAATAA
- the comGF gene encoding competence type IV pilus minor pilin ComGF has translation MSKIEKKNKKQCNCGYIFIESLLSFIVMCVIISTLLQSTLFLLKKEEEQTKQLELARLLYEESQLFYVNNKVKHKTFKLGEEKYNILWQIQDKKTKKLQIDNNKRNIIIEKNPPSTKGFALFECLIALFILSILCLLFTSTIKYVETSNQQLLNKKEKEWQVFLIQLENELKDCTYIELFPSKVKFKNNTTEHTVWIEYKSKNIVKIDNGGYQPLLTGLSSATFTSKLPQIEIKGKFSNKKKYQGRILVKEEEK, from the coding sequence TTGTCAAAAATAGAAAAGAAAAATAAGAAGCAATGTAATTGTGGCTATATATTTATTGAAAGTCTATTAAGCTTTATAGTTATGTGTGTAATTATTAGTACACTTCTTCAATCTACCTTATTTTTATTAAAAAAAGAAGAAGAACAAACAAAGCAGTTAGAACTTGCTCGTTTATTATATGAGGAAAGCCAGTTATTTTATGTAAATAATAAGGTAAAACATAAAACATTCAAATTAGGAGAAGAAAAATATAATATTCTATGGCAGATACAAGATAAAAAAACAAAAAAGCTACAAATAGATAATAATAAAAGGAATATAATTATTGAAAAAAATCCCCCTAGCACAAAAGGATTCGCCTTATTTGAATGTTTAATTGCATTGTTTATTTTATCTATCCTTTGTCTGCTTTTTACCTCGACAATTAAGTACGTAGAAACAAGCAATCAGCAATTATTAAACAAAAAAGAAAAAGAATGGCAAGTTTTTTTAATTCAGTTAGAAAATGAGTTAAAAGATTGTACGTATATTGAGTTATTTCCTAGTAAAGTTAAATTTAAAAACAATACAACAGAACATACTGTTTGGATAGAATATAAATCAAAAAACATAGTGAAAATTGATAATGGTGGGTACCAACCCTTACTTACAGGATTATCTTCAGCTACTTTTACGAGCAAATTACCACAGATAGAGATAAAAGGAAAGTTTTCTAATAAAAAGAAATACCAAGGCAGAATTCTTGTTAAGGAGGAGGAAAAATAA
- the comGD gene encoding competence type IV pilus minor pilin ComGD — MKQKKMQYLGFTLLESLIVLFITSTLLAFPTLMIKAWQKNLAVHQFFNTFEKRLIFTQQMAILHDYPTYMKQLLRFESNNKPVDNHSYHLKLPTVLFGSGPAIIKFNSKTGNNGRLSKYVFRWLDKKQEISYQF; from the coding sequence ATGAAACAAAAAAAGATGCAATATTTAGGATTTACGCTTTTAGAATCTTTGATCGTTTTATTTATTACTAGTACATTATTAGCTTTTCCAACATTGATGATCAAAGCATGGCAAAAAAACCTAGCTGTCCATCAATTTTTCAATACATTTGAAAAGCGTTTAATTTTTACGCAACAAATGGCAATTTTGCATGATTATCCGACTTATATGAAACAACTGCTAAGATTTGAATCTAATAACAAACCAGTAGATAATCATTCGTACCATTTAAAATTACCAACTGTTTTGTTTGGTAGTGGTCCGGCTATTATCAAATTTAATAGTAAAACGGGAAACAATGGTCGATTATCTAAATATGTTTTTCGTTGGTTAGATAAAAAACAAGAAATTAGTTACCAATTTTAA
- the comGC gene encoding competence type IV pilus major pilin ComGC, which translates to MLIVLLILSVLILLFVPNLAKQKETIDQKGNEAIVKVIEAQMELYELDKNVKPSAEQLLTEKYITKDQYEKYQTAKK; encoded by the coding sequence ATGCTCATTGTTTTGCTTATTCTTTCTGTTTTAATTTTGTTATTTGTTCCAAATCTAGCAAAACAAAAAGAAACAATTGATCAAAAAGGAAATGAAGCAATTGTTAAAGTTATTGAAGCACAAATGGAATTATATGAATTAGACAAAAATGTAAAACCTTCTGCTGAACAATTATTAACGGAAAAATACATTACTAAAGATCAATATGAAAAATATCAAACAGCTAAAAAATGA
- a CDS encoding Panacea domain-containing protein — MSTQKLSRGTDYETSIYNQRPYLAIYVADYIIDLCDQKGIEINNLKLQKIMYYLQARYLIDTEKPLFDENIQKWRYGPVIPSVYHEYKDKGAANIDKKDIGFIVRDPKENEVANFLGYYFKEEYTSEMIIKEDREVIGEVVNALKDYTGFDLVKFTHEQSIWHEYKDKIYAGVKELEYTNNEIKQYFKKNTKERIWNVS, encoded by the coding sequence ATGAGTACTCAAAAGTTATCAAGAGGTACTGATTATGAAACAAGTATTTATAATCAAAGACCTTATTTAGCTATATATGTAGCTGATTATATAATAGATTTGTGTGATCAAAAAGGCATTGAAATAAACAATTTAAAACTTCAAAAAATTATGTATTATTTACAAGCTAGGTATTTGATTGATACTGAGAAGCCTTTATTTGATGAAAATATTCAAAAATGGAGATATGGACCAGTCATCCCGTCTGTTTATCATGAGTATAAAGATAAAGGTGCAGCAAATATAGATAAAAAAGATATTGGATTTATTGTAAGGGATCCAAAAGAAAATGAGGTTGCAAATTTCCTAGGTTACTATTTTAAGGAAGAGTATACATCTGAAATGATTATAAAAGAAGACAGAGAAGTAATAGGAGAAGTAGTCAATGCTTTAAAAGATTATACAGGCTTTGATTTAGTAAAATTTACGCATGAACAAAGTATTTGGCATGAGTATAAAGATAAAATATATGCTGGTGTTAAAGAATTAGAATACACCAATAATGAAATAAAACAATATTTTAAAAAAAATACGAAAGAACGTATATGGAATGTTAGCTAA
- a CDS encoding peptidoglycan amidohydrolase family protein, producing MYSMENRYGPNSYDCSSSVYYSLIAGGFLPEQNIIGNTEGLFGDLERHGWQQLKASNGYFDTHRGDIFIWGDRGSTAGSAGHTGIFVDNDNIIHCNYGYNGITVNNHDTIWGYNGKPTINIYRYGGGTPTSPKPNPPANDVDYMRKYGQVRWNQKIIKVDDHTRFQGILQVISNELSGLTPSNHTTDTEWLNNGVPMAGISWADGTPNSSTEGKTFRFDQDVMNIVDYDVPSNGIAVMVAGYKVWVDATFARKA from the coding sequence ATCTATAGTATGGAAAATCGTTATGGTCCTAATTCCTATGATTGTTCTAGCTCAGTGTATTATTCCTTAATTGCTGGTGGATTTTTGCCTGAACAAAATATTATTGGAAATACTGAAGGTTTGTTTGGTGATCTTGAAAGACATGGATGGCAACAATTAAAAGCAAGCAACGGCTATTTTGATACTCATAGGGGGGATATTTTTATCTGGGGTGACAGAGGATCAACAGCTGGCTCAGCTGGTCATACGGGCATCTTTGTTGATAATGATAACATCATTCATTGTAACTATGGCTATAACGGAATTACAGTGAACAATCATGATACAATTTGGGGATATAATGGAAAACCAACAATCAATATTTACCGCTATGGAGGTGGTACACCAACATCACCTAAACCTAATCCACCTGCAAATGATGTAGATTATATGAGAAAGTATGGACAGGTACGTTGGAATCAAAAAATAATTAAGGTAGATGACCATACTCGTTTTCAAGGCATACTACAAGTGATTAGCAATGAATTAAGTGGACTTACACCTTCCAATCATACAACAGACACTGAATGGCTTAATAATGGTGTACCTATGGCAGGTATTAGTTGGGCAGATGGCACGCCTAATAGTTCCACTGAGGGGAAAACCTTTCGCTTTGATCAAGATGTAATGAATATTGTTGATTATGATGTACCAAGTAATGGAATTGCTGTTATGGTAGCCGGTTATAAAGTTTGGGTAGATGCTACATTTGCTCGTAAAGCATAA
- a CDS encoding phage holin: MNNKTFDYLKWIAIVVIPALGTFVGVVGQAFNWSQASLAVTIIAAFGTFLGTILGVSHVNYKNN; encoded by the coding sequence ATGAATAACAAAACGTTCGATTATTTAAAATGGATCGCTATTGTGGTGATCCCAGCACTAGGCACCTTTGTTGGTGTTGTTGGACAAGCATTTAATTGGTCACAAGCAAGTTTAGCAGTAACGATCATTGCGGCATTTGGTACATTTTTAGGAACCATCCTTGGTGTGTCACATGTCAATTATAAAAATAATTAA
- a CDS encoding hemolysin XhlA family protein: MPEAEEKWQYEILERLARIEENTKNLDTVSENARTALAKSEENTRDIEEMKENQKWTWRTVVGIGVSIFVYLATTYLGRK, encoded by the coding sequence ATGCCAGAAGCAGAGGAAAAATGGCAATATGAAATTCTTGAACGCCTAGCGCGAATTGAAGAAAATACGAAAAATTTAGATACAGTATCTGAAAATGCTAGGACAGCATTAGCAAAATCAGAAGAAAATACTAGAGATATTGAAGAAATGAAAGAAAATCAAAAATGGACTTGGCGAACAGTTGTTGGCATTGGTGTATCTATTTTTGTTTATTTAGCTACTACTTACTTAGGGAGGAAATAG
- a CDS encoding XkdX family protein, whose protein sequence is MQTNFPTATDIKLYYDWNCYTDEDIKTYVQLGTITQDDYKMITGKPFS, encoded by the coding sequence ATGCAAACTAACTTTCCAACGGCAACAGACATCAAATTATATTACGATTGGAATTGCTATACCGATGAAGATATTAAGACCTATGTACAACTAGGCACGATTACACAAGACGACTACAAAATGATTACAGGTAAACCATTTAGCTAA
- a CDS encoding phage baseplate upper protein translates to MGYDLYFDLNKNQTEQPSQQLITARVGDGGLRAITVKVTENGIDKNISGMTPVFEGLTADGHHIIDKGNSLVLDPQSGVFRYIPPEEVFAVKGNYQQAFFKLMRGDQTDSTLEFTINVMDNKVEFGINSKDYVSDYQLLVQQLQQEHDRAKQDLTDSFNKYLNDLKKVNQDYADSISAEQQSLKDLITKTDELKAQIADLDIVKNVDYKTKMAEIDGVLDSAVYVKEADK, encoded by the coding sequence ATGGGCTATGATTTATATTTTGACTTAAATAAAAATCAAACAGAGCAACCCTCACAACAACTAATCACTGCTAGAGTTGGCGATGGTGGACTACGAGCAATAACAGTTAAAGTCACAGAAAATGGGATTGATAAAAATATTAGCGGTATGACACCAGTTTTTGAGGGACTGACCGCAGATGGTCATCATATTATAGACAAAGGAAACAGTCTTGTTTTAGACCCTCAAAGTGGTGTGTTTAGATATATTCCGCCAGAAGAGGTTTTTGCAGTAAAAGGCAATTACCAACAAGCCTTTTTTAAATTGATGCGAGGCGATCAAACAGACAGCACTCTGGAGTTTACAATTAATGTCATGGATAACAAGGTTGAGTTTGGCATTAACAGCAAGGATTATGTATCCGACTATCAATTGTTAGTACAACAATTACAGCAAGAGCACGACCGTGCAAAACAAGACTTAACAGACAGCTTTAATAAATATTTAAATGATCTGAAAAAAGTGAACCAAGATTACGCAGACTCGATATCCGCTGAGCAACAGTCATTAAAAGATTTAATCACAAAAACAGATGAGTTAAAAGCGCAGATTGCTGATTTAGATATTGTTAAAAATGTAGATTATAAAACTAAAATGGCTGAGATAGATGGGGTACTTGATAGTGCAGTGTACGTTAAGGAGGCTGATAAATAA
- a CDS encoding phage tail protein, protein MLVFEDILGTVAPAYVENVEEVETLNEFGQLNFTMLDRKENKLAYQLLVPGTKITVPESNNHYKISTNNGASIGKYKQRTITALSIDRDLHAHYIDQVLKGSQSLESCLNFILKGTGFTYTLYDSYTHYAFSEDFGNGYADELLMSQLAKDSNFDFRFINNHINIYKTIGRKNRFLFIDGATIAKISESTDYTTITTHIKGSGKQDDKGKPLVSAEYTSPQAKDFGIIDAQFIQDDRFTDQKSLLNYLKSQIQDYPKVQYTVESSTFDQANAWQTKKYQVGDYGFLRDRHDVDMEVQIIGITSYPQQPQQGKKLTFGNKQLSLAQITTQLQKAKDSTKKYLNQMDAELDSTKKDIQKAAKGNVTGEVVKEKLIQLTAPIDVPSLSLQTGDPYWVITTAEGVKGPEKTITKIAPTYDVATEDKEGLLSKEDKAKLDKLDLDDIKNRLEKIENQLKEEEK, encoded by the coding sequence ATGCTTGTTTTTGAAGACATCCTAGGAACTGTAGCTCCTGCCTACGTCGAAAATGTAGAAGAGGTCGAAACGTTAAATGAATTTGGACAATTAAATTTTACGATGCTTGACAGGAAAGAAAATAAACTGGCTTATCAATTGTTAGTACCAGGTACAAAAATAACAGTTCCTGAGAGTAACAATCATTACAAAATTAGTACAAATAACGGTGCAAGTATTGGTAAGTATAAGCAGCGGACAATTACTGCATTATCCATTGACCGTGATTTACATGCACATTATATAGATCAGGTGTTAAAAGGTAGTCAATCGTTAGAATCTTGTTTAAATTTCATACTTAAGGGCACAGGATTTACTTATACTCTGTATGATTCATACACCCATTATGCTTTTTCGGAGGACTTTGGAAATGGTTATGCAGATGAATTGTTAATGAGCCAATTAGCCAAAGATTCCAATTTTGATTTCCGTTTTATTAATAATCATATTAATATTTATAAAACTATTGGCCGAAAAAATCGCTTTTTATTTATTGATGGAGCAACCATTGCTAAAATTTCTGAGTCTACAGATTATACGACGATTACAACCCATATTAAAGGCAGTGGGAAACAAGATGATAAAGGGAAGCCTTTAGTAAGCGCTGAATATACTAGTCCTCAAGCCAAAGATTTTGGGATCATCGATGCTCAATTTATCCAAGATGATCGATTTACAGATCAAAAAAGTTTGTTAAATTATTTAAAAAGCCAAATACAAGATTATCCCAAGGTGCAATATACAGTTGAGAGTAGTACTTTTGATCAAGCAAATGCATGGCAAACAAAAAAATATCAGGTAGGGGATTACGGCTTTTTGAGGGATCGTCATGATGTGGATATGGAAGTACAAATTATTGGGATAACAAGTTACCCACAACAACCGCAGCAGGGTAAAAAACTAACTTTCGGCAATAAGCAGTTAAGTTTAGCACAAATAACGACTCAGTTACAAAAGGCAAAAGACTCAACAAAAAAATATCTAAATCAAATGGATGCAGAATTAGACAGTACTAAAAAAGATATCCAAAAGGCTGCAAAAGGAAATGTAACAGGAGAAGTAGTCAAGGAAAAATTAATCCAGTTGACTGCGCCAATAGATGTACCCTCTCTTTCATTGCAAACAGGAGATCCTTACTGGGTTATTACTACTGCAGAGGGTGTAAAAGGGCCGGAAAAAACGATTACAAAAATTGCTCCAACATATGATGTAGCAACTGAGGATAAAGAAGGATTATTAAGCAAAGAAGACAAAGCAAAATTAGATAAATTGGATTTAGATGATATAAAAAATAGATTAGAAAAAATAGAAAATCAGCTTAAAGAGGAAGAAAAATAA